A genomic stretch from Dyella sp. M7H15-1 includes:
- the fliP gene encoding flagellar type III secretion system pore protein FliP (The bacterial flagellar biogenesis protein FliP forms a type III secretion system (T3SS)-type pore required for flagellar assembly.) produces the protein MKIWLRKSVKVTLAVLVPGLLIAQPALAEPLSISINDGSDKPFTVKTQILVLMTLLGLVPALLLTMTSFLRYTIVLSLLRQGLGLQQGLPPRIITGVALVLTMLTMQPVAKQVWDKAVVPYDQDQISMQDALREAEDPLSKFMLAQTSKATLAHVAKLANAPEVADPMEHSFVVKLSAFLLSELKTAFQIGCMLFIPFLLIDIIVASILMAMGMMMLSPLVISLPLKLLLFVLVDGWSLTVSTLITSIKSF, from the coding sequence ATGAAGATTTGGCTGCGCAAGAGCGTCAAGGTGACTCTGGCTGTGCTGGTACCTGGATTGTTGATTGCGCAGCCTGCACTGGCTGAACCGCTGAGCATCTCCATCAACGATGGCAGCGACAAGCCGTTTACGGTGAAGACCCAGATTTTGGTGTTGATGACGCTGCTCGGGTTGGTGCCCGCGCTGTTGCTCACCATGACCAGCTTTCTGCGTTACACGATTGTGTTGTCGCTGTTGCGCCAAGGCCTTGGCCTGCAGCAGGGACTGCCGCCACGCATCATCACCGGCGTCGCGCTGGTACTGACCATGCTGACCATGCAGCCGGTGGCCAAACAGGTTTGGGACAAGGCCGTGGTGCCTTACGACCAGGATCAGATCAGCATGCAGGACGCCTTGCGCGAAGCGGAAGACCCGCTGTCCAAGTTCATGCTGGCGCAGACCAGCAAGGCCACCTTGGCACACGTTGCCAAGCTGGCCAATGCGCCGGAAGTGGCAGACCCGATGGAGCATTCCTTCGTGGTGAAGCTGTCAGCGTTCCTGCTCAGTGAACTGAAGACAGCCTTCCAGATCGGATGCATGCTGTTCATCCCCTTTTTGCTAATCGACATCATCGTCGCGTCGATTCTGATGGCGATGGGCATGATGATGTTGTCGCCACTGGTGATATCGCTGCCGCTGAAGCTGCTGTTGTTCGTATTAGTGGACGGTTGGTCGCTCACGGTTAGTACGCTGATCACCAGCATCAAGAGCTTTTAG
- the fliN gene encoding flagellar motor switch protein FliN gives MSLEHVDDLDLNLDELDMLEAPAALETPRRPSMRMLRKIPVRLTLEVGAASMSLSELAALEQGSVVELDRLAGEPLAIKVNGAQIGRAEVVVSGENYGLKIVELEDLEALTS, from the coding sequence ATGAGCCTTGAACACGTGGACGATCTTGACCTGAACCTGGACGAGTTGGACATGCTGGAAGCGCCCGCCGCGCTGGAAACACCGCGCCGCCCCTCCATGCGCATGCTGCGCAAGATTCCCGTGCGTCTGACCCTGGAAGTAGGCGCCGCTAGCATGTCGCTATCCGAGCTGGCTGCGTTGGAGCAGGGTTCGGTGGTCGAACTGGATCGCCTCGCCGGCGAGCCACTGGCGATCAAGGTGAATGGCGCGCAGATCGGTCGTGCCGAAGTGGTGGTCTCGGGCGAGAACTACGGCCTGAAGATCGTCGAGCTGGAAGATCTTGAGGCGCTCACGTCATGA
- a CDS encoding FliM/FliN family flagellar motor C-terminal domain-containing protein: MSSRHPSSTAERRHQVLDPCTLGRPFHLLEDFNQRLGRQLDRHLAGRFNHRHGAGFVINHVAIGSYVAGQGDASWRTYITPAGTLSVRLERRLLLAMLGYHYGDKGAMKIDENSPEIETERRFGAATGLALLDVLRTCVMPSMDVGFVPEPLRMPAMSDRIIRIEMEERHLGIAGLLEIAVDDAWLGLIFAAAAPRRATATPVAKNETPLAERLPIRLSARMLTKEWLLDDVMRLAPGDVLPVRMPDTAEVMVGDTCLFHAAVAEHGGTLCLTSFENAE, encoded by the coding sequence ATGTCCAGCCGCCATCCTTCTTCCACGGCAGAGCGCCGTCATCAGGTACTGGACCCGTGCACGCTGGGTCGGCCGTTCCATCTGCTGGAAGATTTCAATCAACGCCTCGGGCGCCAGCTCGATCGCCATCTGGCGGGCCGCTTCAATCATCGCCATGGCGCGGGGTTTGTCATCAACCACGTTGCTATCGGTTCGTATGTGGCAGGTCAGGGTGACGCGTCATGGCGTACTTACATCACGCCGGCGGGCACGTTGTCGGTGCGGTTGGAGCGTCGTCTGTTGCTCGCCATGCTGGGTTATCACTATGGCGACAAAGGCGCGATGAAGATCGACGAGAACTCGCCTGAAATCGAAACCGAGCGCCGCTTTGGTGCCGCAACGGGCTTGGCGCTGCTCGATGTATTGCGCACCTGCGTGATGCCGTCGATGGATGTCGGCTTTGTACCGGAACCCCTGCGTATGCCGGCGATGAGTGATCGCATCATCCGTATCGAGATGGAGGAACGCCATCTTGGCATCGCCGGCCTGCTCGAAATCGCTGTCGATGACGCCTGGTTGGGTCTGATCTTTGCCGCTGCCGCACCGCGCCGCGCTACGGCCACACCCGTGGCGAAAAACGAAACGCCACTGGCCGAACGTCTGCCGATCAGGCTGTCGGCACGCATGCTGACCAAAGAATGGTTGCTGGACGACGTGATGCGTCTGGCACCCGGCGATGTATTGCCGGTGCGCATGCCTGATACCGCCGAGGTAATGGTAGGCGACACCTGTTTGTTCCATGCCGCTGTTGCCGAACATGGCGGCACCCTTTGCCTTACTTCTTTCGAAAACGCTGAGTGA
- a CDS encoding flagellin, which translates to MLSLHTNASALTIQKNLANTQSALSTSMTRLGTGYRINSAKDDAAGLQIATRLQAQTSGMKVAMQNTQNATSMLQTAEGAFNEVTNILYRMKDLATQAADGSSTQADVDALQAEYDALGKELANIVKNTSYGGEKLFDTAGKLTAAITFQIGATSDETMDVDVSTELTGVKTSFGAISASYTSGIAGTELTDDANGQIDLINDALASVGGIRSALGAVQNRLEHTFNNLANMVGNTTDATGRIMDVDYASESANMSSQQILLQASTAMLKQASSMNQMVLSLIQ; encoded by the coding sequence ATGTTGAGCTTGCATACCAACGCTTCCGCGCTGACGATCCAGAAGAACTTGGCGAACACGCAGAGCGCTCTTTCCACCTCGATGACCCGCCTGGGTACGGGTTACCGCATCAACTCCGCCAAGGACGACGCGGCCGGTCTTCAGATCGCCACCCGTCTGCAGGCGCAGACCAGCGGCATGAAGGTCGCGATGCAGAACACCCAGAACGCTACCTCGATGCTGCAGACGGCTGAAGGTGCGTTCAATGAAGTGACCAATATCCTGTACCGCATGAAGGACCTTGCCACGCAGGCGGCGGACGGTTCTTCGACACAAGCCGACGTCGACGCGCTGCAGGCCGAATACGATGCATTGGGCAAGGAACTGGCCAACATTGTGAAGAACACGTCGTACGGTGGCGAGAAGTTATTTGACACCGCCGGCAAGCTGACCGCTGCCATCACCTTCCAGATCGGCGCCACCAGCGATGAGACGATGGACGTGGACGTCAGCACCGAGCTGACTGGCGTCAAGACATCTTTCGGCGCGATCTCGGCCTCCTACACCAGCGGTATTGCGGGTACAGAGCTTACCGATGACGCGAACGGGCAGATCGACCTGATCAACGACGCGCTGGCGTCTGTGGGTGGCATCCGCTCCGCGCTGGGTGCGGTGCAGAACCGCCTTGAGCACACCTTCAACAACTTGGCGAACATGGTGGGCAACACCACCGACGCCACGGGCCGCATCATGGACGTGGACTACGCTTCGGAAAGCGCGAACATGTCCTCGCAGCAGATCTTGCTGCAGGCCAGCACGGCGATGCTCAAGCAGGCTTCGAGCATGAACCAGATGGTGCTGTCGCTGATCCAGTAA
- a CDS encoding glucosaminidase domain-containing protein — protein MLRAESAAFSASHRFDDMALPIRPAASGAGFSSAYGSLHAEIRDTIENGFAQSSSSTLAMASLPSQLHAGGQAWLAAYLAGDHSASVHKAGSASVYTNEAQRLAFLEEIAPWAEQAGAQLGTSPHIIAAHAALESNWGLQPVKSEGRSVYNLFGIKAGKRWQGKSVSAMTVEHLDGQDVRLAQNFRAYSSYDSAFHDYTRLLKDNPRYAAALNAGHDARAFSRGLKQGGYATDAAYEDKLVNVAKQIQRMVQSGS, from the coding sequence ATGCTCCGGGCTGAATCAGCGGCCTTTTCCGCCAGCCATCGTTTTGACGACATGGCCTTGCCGATCCGGCCCGCTGCGAGCGGGGCCGGATTTTCGTCTGCATACGGCAGCTTGCATGCCGAGATCCGCGACACCATCGAAAACGGTTTCGCTCAATCATCATCGTCCACCCTGGCGATGGCATCGCTTCCCTCGCAGCTCCATGCAGGTGGGCAGGCATGGTTGGCGGCATATCTGGCGGGCGATCACTCGGCCTCCGTGCATAAGGCAGGATCGGCATCCGTGTATACCAACGAAGCACAGCGCCTGGCCTTCCTGGAAGAAATCGCGCCCTGGGCCGAACAGGCTGGCGCGCAGCTTGGCACTTCGCCGCACATCATCGCCGCGCATGCCGCCTTGGAATCCAACTGGGGCCTGCAGCCGGTGAAGTCGGAAGGCCGTAGCGTCTACAACTTGTTTGGTATCAAGGCCGGCAAGCGTTGGCAAGGTAAATCCGTTAGCGCGATGACGGTCGAACACTTGGATGGCCAGGATGTCCGGCTTGCCCAGAACTTTCGTGCCTACTCCAGTTACGACAGCGCCTTCCACGATTACACGCGATTGCTGAAAGACAACCCACGCTACGCGGCAGCGTTGAACGCCGGACACGATGCGCGTGCATTCAGTCGTGGTCTCAAGCAGGGCGGTTACGCCACCGATGCCGCGTACGAGGACAAACTCGTCAACGTGGCCAAGCAAATTCAACGCATGGTGCAAAGCGGTTCGTAG
- the flgN gene encoding flagellar export chaperone FlgN: protein MLKRALEDLDSELAAYRKLSGMLDEQFQTAKRLDTTSLVQVGDAIAQEVARLDQRRRARMQLLHVATTLANRLPAAKSKLARQALEKRCAELKQLAMQCKASTLRNGQLLASQYDIMQRVLRGEQHTYAPG from the coding sequence ATGTTGAAGCGCGCGCTCGAAGATCTCGATAGCGAATTGGCCGCCTATCGCAAACTGTCCGGCATGCTCGACGAGCAATTCCAGACAGCCAAGCGGCTGGACACTACGTCGTTGGTGCAGGTTGGCGATGCCATCGCCCAGGAAGTAGCGCGGCTTGATCAGCGCCGCCGCGCGCGCATGCAACTGCTCCACGTAGCGACCACGCTTGCCAATCGCCTGCCGGCGGCCAAGAGCAAATTGGCGCGTCAGGCGCTGGAAAAGCGTTGCGCCGAATTGAAACAACTGGCTATGCAATGCAAGGCATCGACCTTGCGCAATGGACAGCTGCTGGCCTCCCAATACGACATCATGCAGCGCGTACTGCGTGGGGAACAGCACACTTATGCTCCGGGCTGA
- a CDS encoding flagellar biosynthesis anti-sigma factor FlgM, whose translation MQITNIPNIAAIQNASVRSSETPVGMPVATPTAAQPEIRAGEDFATLQVAHDALRQAAPDFDVTRIAEIKAAMQSGAIRFDADKLSSLIMSIHGGKR comes from the coding sequence ATGCAAATCACCAACATCCCCAACATCGCAGCAATCCAGAATGCTTCGGTCAGATCGTCCGAGACACCGGTTGGCATGCCGGTGGCGACTCCGACCGCAGCGCAGCCTGAGATTCGCGCGGGCGAGGATTTCGCCACGCTGCAGGTGGCACACGATGCCCTGCGCCAAGCCGCGCCGGACTTCGATGTGACCCGCATCGCCGAGATCAAGGCAGCCATGCAAAGCGGCGCGATTCGTTTCGACGCCGACAAATTGTCCAGTCTGATCATGTCTATCCACGGTGGCAAAAGGTAA
- a CDS encoding flagellar motor protein MotB — protein sequence MSTAAAKPGRRQEETIVKKVSRRAHHEDHGGNWKVAFADFCLALLCLFMVLWILTTRDKEEAIHKLHISAMYDGGTGIFEADVPRPEQPSLMEPLVAMPQAQDGHEGDGVPMEYGSDDELRALAAAVEQAARDANLQANLQAVITPSGLRIMLHDTHRRGIFELGSAVPDPVFHDLMQRIGQLLTQVGNPMLVVGHTDARKYPHPMLRSNWHLSSERAMAARNSLLQGGLSIDQLLQVVGMADRAPLDPVDPRGALNRRIEFLVLTQERARMMEQMFGRPTSVVPLMEGIDAAS from the coding sequence GTGAGTACCGCTGCCGCAAAGCCGGGACGACGCCAGGAGGAAACTATCGTCAAGAAGGTTTCCCGCCGTGCCCATCATGAGGACCATGGCGGTAACTGGAAAGTCGCTTTCGCCGATTTCTGCCTGGCCTTGCTGTGCCTGTTCATGGTGCTGTGGATTCTCACCACGCGTGACAAGGAAGAAGCGATCCACAAGCTTCACATCAGCGCGATGTATGACGGTGGCACGGGCATTTTCGAGGCCGATGTGCCGCGACCGGAACAGCCCAGTCTGATGGAGCCGCTGGTAGCCATGCCGCAGGCGCAAGATGGCCACGAGGGCGATGGCGTGCCGATGGAGTACGGCTCCGACGATGAATTGAGGGCCTTGGCAGCCGCTGTGGAACAGGCGGCGCGCGATGCCAATCTGCAGGCCAATCTGCAGGCTGTCATCACGCCTTCCGGCTTGCGCATTATGCTGCACGATACCCACCGGCGCGGCATCTTCGAACTGGGTAGTGCGGTGCCAGACCCGGTTTTCCATGATTTGATGCAGCGCATCGGACAGTTGTTGACCCAGGTTGGGAATCCTATGCTGGTGGTCGGCCACACCGACGCGCGGAAATATCCCCATCCCATGCTGCGTTCCAATTGGCATTTATCCAGCGAGCGTGCCATGGCTGCTCGCAATAGCTTGCTGCAGGGTGGGTTATCCATCGATCAACTGTTGCAGGTGGTTGGCATGGCTGACCGAGCTCCGCTGGATCCCGTCGATCCCCGTGGCGCACTCAATCGCCGCATTGAGTTCCTGGTGCTGACGCAGGAGCGGGCGCGGATGATGGAGCAGATGTTCGGCAGGCCAACGTCGGTCGTCCCATTGATGGAGGGGATCGATGCCGCCTCGTAG
- the motA gene encoding flagellar motor stator protein MotA — translation MQQLIGIFIVLVCVFGGFLFMGGSFAILWQPIEILIIIGAATGALVLGNPPHVLKELMGQLCKIMTGSKSTAKQAFERQLLTLMYELLQVGRDLKALDAHVEAPHESPLFKRYPMVLASPKLLAFIVDNFRLMAMGKINAHELEGVLDQELVAIHGDLEQPSKSLRKISDAMPGFGIIAAVLGVVMAMSSVADGATAGIIAHKVGAAMMGTFLGVFMCYGVLDPLSNMIQQVVKNEVSELECVKVVLVAYAGGKPPLLAVDAGRRLVPLSSKPSFVQMEGWINQLDGARA, via the coding sequence ATGCAGCAGCTCATCGGCATTTTTATCGTGTTGGTTTGCGTCTTCGGCGGCTTTCTTTTCATGGGCGGCAGCTTCGCCATCCTGTGGCAGCCCATCGAAATCCTGATCATCATCGGTGCGGCGACCGGCGCGCTGGTGCTGGGTAATCCTCCCCATGTACTCAAAGAGTTGATGGGCCAGTTGTGCAAGATCATGACGGGCAGCAAGTCCACCGCCAAGCAGGCGTTCGAACGTCAGTTGCTGACATTGATGTATGAGCTGCTGCAGGTCGGTCGCGATCTGAAAGCACTCGACGCCCACGTCGAAGCGCCGCACGAAAGCCCGTTGTTCAAGCGTTATCCCATGGTGCTGGCTTCGCCCAAGCTGCTGGCCTTCATCGTGGACAATTTTCGCCTGATGGCGATGGGCAAGATCAACGCGCACGAACTGGAAGGCGTGCTGGACCAGGAGCTGGTAGCGATCCATGGCGACCTGGAACAGCCGTCCAAATCCCTGCGCAAGATTTCCGACGCCATGCCAGGCTTCGGCATCATCGCCGCCGTGCTCGGCGTGGTGATGGCGATGAGCAGCGTGGCCGATGGCGCCACCGCCGGCATCATCGCGCACAAGGTCGGTGCGGCGATGATGGGTACCTTCCTGGGTGTGTTCATGTGCTACGGCGTGTTGGATCCGCTCAGCAACATGATCCAGCAGGTGGTCAAGAATGAAGTGTCCGAACTGGAATGCGTCAAAGTGGTGCTGGTGGCCTATGCGGGCGGCAAGCCGCCGTTGCTGGCGGTGGATGCAGGTCGCCGTCTGGTGCCGCTGAGCAGCAAGCCGAGCTTCGTGCAGATGGAAGGCTGGATCAATCAGCTTGACGGAGCACGTGCGTGA
- a CDS encoding FliA/WhiG family RNA polymerase sigma factor: protein MLSNTESAPAGFPDTDYTRVQRSAQKMSKAQEQRWLVTYAPLVKRVVRSLSSQVSGVFDAEDMEQIGLMGLLEALRRYGEPDEGFGSYASLRVRGAVLDELRRLDWRSRATRQSAHKLRQAERELRRKLGREPKREEVCTALDISAEQYDELELADNAQAFASFDEIVATQGDVAGMQASPEQAVIDQSSLAEALRMLDTREQQVIQLYYEYELSLSQIAQVLELTTARICQINKKALGKMRAFLMRD, encoded by the coding sequence ATGCTAAGTAACACCGAATCGGCGCCGGCCGGTTTTCCGGACACGGATTACACGCGTGTCCAGCGTTCGGCGCAAAAGATGAGCAAGGCCCAGGAGCAGCGTTGGCTGGTGACGTATGCGCCGCTGGTCAAGCGTGTAGTGCGCAGCCTTTCCTCGCAGGTCAGCGGCGTGTTTGATGCCGAAGACATGGAGCAGATCGGTTTGATGGGACTGCTTGAAGCACTGCGCCGTTACGGCGAGCCGGACGAAGGCTTCGGTAGTTACGCCTCGTTGCGCGTGCGTGGCGCGGTGCTGGACGAATTGCGCCGTCTGGATTGGCGCTCACGCGCGACACGCCAGTCGGCGCACAAGCTACGTCAGGCCGAGCGCGAATTGCGCCGCAAGCTGGGGCGTGAACCGAAGCGGGAGGAAGTCTGCACCGCGCTGGACATTTCCGCTGAGCAATACGACGAACTGGAGTTGGCCGATAACGCACAGGCGTTCGCCAGCTTCGATGAAATCGTTGCTACGCAAGGTGACGTAGCAGGTATGCAGGCTAGTCCAGAGCAAGCCGTGATCGACCAATCAAGCCTGGCCGAAGCCCTGCGCATGCTGGATACGCGCGAGCAGCAAGTGATCCAGTTGTACTACGAATACGAACTGAGTTTGAGTCAGATTGCGCAAGTACTTGAGTTGACAACCGCCCGCATCTGCCAGATCAACAAGAAAGCGCTCGGCAAGATGCGGGCGTTCCTGATGCGCGATTGA
- a CDS encoding flagellar basal body-associated FliL family protein yields the protein MKTKLAILGAIAFAVVAGGGVTAWLSGVGPFAKHHAAATTPAKQIEGQAQAATPDSRFVTLDKLIVMLNAPDAARSRYLALDLIFQTDGKREKQVKDQLPLLRSTAYRALSDYSMDDMRGMDVDQLTSVLQEAYVNAYGEVGKVPFSSVQIGRQMLE from the coding sequence ATGAAAACGAAACTGGCCATTCTTGGCGCAATAGCGTTTGCAGTGGTTGCGGGCGGCGGGGTTACCGCGTGGCTGTCGGGTGTTGGTCCGTTCGCCAAACATCATGCAGCCGCTACCACGCCAGCCAAGCAGATCGAAGGCCAGGCGCAGGCTGCCACACCGGACTCGCGCTTCGTGACGCTGGACAAGCTGATCGTCATGCTGAATGCCCCTGACGCAGCGCGTTCGCGCTACCTGGCGTTGGATTTGATCTTTCAGACAGACGGTAAGCGTGAGAAGCAAGTGAAAGACCAGCTTCCGCTGTTGCGCAGCACGGCTTACCGCGCGCTTTCCGATTACAGCATGGATGACATGCGTGGCATGGACGTGGACCAACTTACTTCCGTACTGCAGGAAGCCTATGTCAACGCATATGGCGAAGTCGGCAAAGTGCCGTTCTCCAGTGTGCAAATCGGCAGACAGATGCTTGAGTAA
- a CDS encoding flagellar hook-length control protein FliK — MNLSLASMVATPVAVLPDNAIVPPIGDLPIDAIAWRDAQVPWPMEEVVANADLAELFERLPDQQTEAEPALADIDPQQVAAQMWGPSHAALMDEWVQGFGEVRAPSMAVPSVLALSSPAQPSQPVTMVRRVALANDHAPLAVAPSLLVDTVARQEQAAYPVMQAWTARVVTQPQQGGDHAEPLLAAPMARAVSTDAATSTPATLTQAMPQTTSLETASAKQMPVPVANTPEQKLLGALGERISVQAGQGIQSAVIRLDPHLSGSVRIELRHEVGAMHVRISASQAEVAQQLQVISDSLRQELNSRQFNDVTVQISHGRHADHGERGGQQQGRDGDSSPQQTPGRALAADATDEGFDAAWKRATESRGDRA, encoded by the coding sequence ATGAACCTGTCGTTGGCTTCCATGGTTGCGACCCCTGTTGCTGTGTTGCCAGACAACGCCATCGTACCGCCCATCGGTGATCTTCCGATCGACGCCATCGCATGGCGCGATGCGCAGGTGCCATGGCCGATGGAGGAAGTTGTTGCGAATGCTGATCTTGCAGAGTTGTTTGAGCGGTTGCCGGATCAGCAGACCGAGGCGGAGCCCGCGCTGGCTGATATCGATCCGCAACAAGTGGCTGCGCAGATGTGGGGCCCGTCGCACGCAGCGTTGATGGATGAGTGGGTGCAAGGTTTTGGCGAGGTGCGTGCTCCGTCCATGGCGGTGCCATCCGTGCTCGCGCTGTCCTCGCCGGCGCAGCCGTCTCAGCCCGTGACGATGGTTAGACGGGTGGCATTGGCGAACGATCATGCACCGCTGGCCGTGGCGCCGTCGTTGCTTGTCGATACGGTGGCGCGTCAGGAGCAAGCCGCGTATCCCGTGATGCAGGCATGGACGGCACGTGTGGTGACGCAGCCGCAGCAGGGTGGTGATCACGCCGAACCACTACTCGCGGCGCCGATGGCGCGTGCAGTATCCACCGACGCGGCCACATCCACGCCAGCCACGTTGACGCAGGCCATGCCGCAAACGACATCGCTGGAAACGGCGTCCGCAAAACAGATGCCGGTACCCGTGGCGAATACGCCCGAGCAAAAGCTGCTCGGCGCGCTCGGCGAACGCATCAGCGTGCAGGCGGGTCAGGGCATCCAAAGCGCGGTCATTCGTTTGGATCCTCATTTATCCGGCAGTGTACGCATTGAATTGAGACATGAAGTCGGCGCTATGCATGTGCGTATCAGCGCAAGCCAGGCGGAGGTTGCACAACAGTTGCAGGTTATCAGCGACAGCCTGCGGCAGGAATTGAACAGCCGTCAATTCAATGATGTGACGGTGCAGATCAGTCATGGCCGCCACGCCGACCACGGTGAGCGCGGCGGACAGCAGCAAGGCCGCGATGGCGATTCGTCCCCTCAGCAGACGCCGGGGCGCGCCCTGGCCGCCGATGCCACCGACGAAGGATTTGATGCCGCGTGGAAGCGTGCCACGGAATCACGAGGTGACAGAGCATGA
- the fliS gene encoding flagellar export chaperone FliS — translation MDHVGYGTYRAATLNAQIAGASPVQLVLVLMNGLLDEMVRARAHIEHSRFEAKGHSINKCIDMFAALTSSLDFELGGEAVIQLGRLYDYGTARLNQAGCSLDPTIVDEVIELVTTLRDAWQKVEDRTA, via the coding sequence ATGGATCACGTTGGCTACGGAACCTATCGCGCGGCCACTCTGAATGCCCAGATTGCAGGCGCGTCACCGGTACAACTGGTACTGGTGCTGATGAATGGTTTGCTTGATGAAATGGTGCGCGCCCGCGCGCACATCGAGCACTCGCGTTTCGAGGCCAAGGGCCACAGCATCAACAAATGCATCGACATGTTCGCCGCGCTGACCAGTTCGCTCGATTTCGAGCTAGGTGGCGAGGCCGTGATACAGCTTGGCCGTCTTTACGATTACGGTACGGCACGCCTCAATCAAGCCGGCTGCTCGTTGGATCCGACCATCGTGGATGAAGTGATCGAACTGGTCACCACGCTGCGCGATGCATGGCAGAAAGTAGAGGATCGCACCGCATGA
- the fliD gene encoding flagellar filament capping protein FliD translates to MIVNPQKPTENALYFAELFMMNAFDRLDAQKANATRASDALTKLRSALSGFQAALTGLSSAGGMIKYQGVLSNTNMGTVSVGSSAQPGSYAFFVEQLATSHQLSVQGIPAVPVDEAGTLVVELGHGESFEVDLTDARADADGNLTSAEMARAINEAVGNRGKVSASVVTVNGEQQLVLSSGQAGTEGEISLNTNGIGHAGLRNALDGANEMTAARNAVFYIGGEGGTRVEQSANTFTGIQGVSVTFTQAMNAGDPALMLTISRDGSSTEENVKSFVDAYNALKKILDDLAYAGNGTPGSAGPMAGDAGIRTLQQRLSDMLRQSVEGQKLLDFGISTDRTGVLKFDTVKFNEALAADPAALDKLFGDSSTGLLGKFEGYLDSWLSTTNGQIQSRQDSMEKIQDQLSKRETALEAQYTRVYERYLHQFNRLYVIDAQMNYTLDLLEALKPDTGKK, encoded by the coding sequence ATGATCGTCAATCCACAAAAACCTACTGAAAACGCGCTGTATTTCGCTGAGCTGTTCATGATGAATGCGTTTGACCGGCTGGATGCGCAGAAGGCTAACGCAACCCGTGCCAGCGATGCGTTGACCAAGCTGCGCAGCGCGCTGAGCGGTTTTCAGGCCGCCTTGACGGGCCTATCCTCGGCGGGTGGCATGATCAAGTACCAGGGCGTGCTGTCGAATACCAACATGGGCACCGTGTCCGTCGGCAGCAGCGCACAGCCAGGAAGCTACGCCTTCTTTGTCGAGCAATTAGCGACATCGCACCAGCTTTCCGTGCAGGGCATTCCCGCGGTGCCGGTGGATGAGGCGGGGACGCTGGTCGTCGAACTGGGTCATGGCGAGAGCTTCGAGGTCGATCTGACCGACGCCAGGGCCGATGCCGACGGTAACCTCACCTCGGCCGAAATGGCGCGCGCCATCAATGAAGCGGTGGGCAACCGTGGCAAGGTCAGTGCGTCGGTGGTCACGGTCAACGGCGAACAGCAATTAGTGCTCAGTTCTGGCCAGGCCGGCACAGAGGGCGAAATCAGCCTCAATACCAACGGCATTGGCCATGCCGGACTACGCAATGCGTTGGATGGCGCCAACGAAATGACCGCGGCGCGCAATGCGGTGTTCTATATCGGTGGCGAAGGCGGCACGCGAGTGGAGCAAAGCGCCAATACCTTCACCGGCATCCAGGGTGTCAGCGTCACCTTCACTCAGGCGATGAATGCGGGCGACCCCGCGCTGATGCTGACCATTTCGCGCGACGGAAGCTCAACCGAAGAGAATGTGAAGTCCTTCGTTGACGCCTACAACGCGCTCAAGAAAATTCTGGATGATCTGGCTTATGCCGGTAACGGTACACCGGGTTCGGCCGGCCCCATGGCGGGCGATGCGGGGATTCGCACCTTGCAGCAACGCTTGAGCGACATGCTGCGCCAGAGCGTAGAGGGCCAAAAGCTGCTGGACTTCGGCATCTCCACTGATCGCACCGGCGTGCTCAAGTTCGATACTGTCAAGTTCAACGAAGCATTGGCGGCCGACCCAGCCGCGCTGGACAAGCTGTTTGGTGACAGCAGCACTGGTTTGCTGGGTAAATTCGAGGGCTATCTGGATAGCTGGCTGTCCACCACCAACGGTCAGATTCAGTCTCGCCAGGATTCGATGGAAAAGATTCAGGATCAATTGAGCAAGCGCGAGACCGCTCTGGAGGCTCAATACACTCGTGTTTATGAGCGTTACCTCCATCAATTCAATCGCCTTTACGTGATCGACGCGCAAATGAACTACACGCTGGATTTGCTAGAGGCGCTGAAACCCGATACTGGAAAGAAATGA